In Saccharothrix syringae, the following are encoded in one genomic region:
- the aceB gene encoding malate synthase A — protein MSGVRVLGGEVERGDEVLTPDALEFVAGLHRDFAATRDELLARRRERRPLGFLDETRHVREGDWRVAEAPEPLRDRRVEITGPTERKMTVNALNSGARVWLADLEDANTPHWHNVVSGQVNLYDAARGTIAFTSPEGRHYALRDDVHRPAIVVRPRGWHLPERHLEVDGRPAVGALVDFGLHFFHNAALGRPYYYLPKMEGHLEARLWNDVFTAAQERLGVPHGTIRATVLIETIPAAFEMEEILHELRDHASGLNAGRWDYLFSIIKYFRDAGPDAVLPDRNSITMTAPFMRAYTELLVRTCHKRGAFAIGGMAAFIPNRRDPEVTARALEKVRADKSREAGDGFDGSWVAHPDLVPVCREVFDARLGDRPNQLDVLRPEVSVTADQLLAFSSAGGAATRAGLESAVDVGVRYLMSWLGGNGAAAIHNLMEDAATAEISRSQLWQWVHNDVVLDDGTPVTAELVRTVLAEVRRGLAGEHVGTAVELFERVALSDDFVDFLTLPAYERIA, from the coding sequence ATGTCCGGTGTTCGCGTCCTCGGCGGTGAGGTGGAGCGAGGCGACGAGGTCCTCACCCCCGACGCGCTGGAGTTCGTGGCCGGCCTGCACCGCGACTTCGCCGCCACCCGCGACGAGCTGCTGGCCCGCCGCCGGGAGCGCCGCCCGCTCGGCTTCCTCGACGAGACCCGGCACGTGCGCGAGGGCGACTGGCGCGTCGCGGAGGCGCCGGAGCCGCTGCGCGACCGCCGCGTGGAGATCACCGGCCCGACCGAGCGCAAGATGACCGTCAACGCGCTCAACTCCGGCGCGCGGGTGTGGCTGGCCGACCTGGAGGACGCCAACACGCCGCACTGGCACAACGTCGTCTCCGGCCAGGTCAACCTCTACGACGCCGCCCGCGGCACCATCGCGTTCACCTCGCCCGAGGGCAGGCACTACGCCCTGCGCGACGACGTGCACCGGCCCGCGATCGTGGTCCGGCCGCGCGGCTGGCACCTGCCCGAGCGGCACCTGGAGGTCGACGGCAGGCCCGCCGTCGGCGCCCTGGTCGACTTCGGCCTGCACTTCTTCCACAACGCGGCGCTCGGCCGCCCGTACTACTACCTGCCCAAGATGGAGGGCCACCTCGAAGCCCGGCTCTGGAACGACGTGTTCACCGCCGCCCAGGAACGGCTCGGCGTCCCGCACGGCACGATCCGCGCCACCGTGCTCATCGAGACCATCCCCGCCGCGTTCGAGATGGAGGAGATCCTCCACGAACTGCGCGACCACGCCTCCGGCCTGAACGCGGGCCGCTGGGACTACCTGTTCAGCATCATCAAGTACTTCCGCGACGCCGGCCCGGACGCCGTGCTGCCCGACCGCAACAGCATCACCATGACCGCGCCGTTCATGCGCGCCTACACCGAACTGCTGGTGCGCACCTGCCACAAGCGCGGCGCGTTCGCCATCGGCGGCATGGCCGCGTTCATCCCGAACCGCCGCGACCCGGAGGTCACCGCGCGGGCGCTGGAGAAGGTGCGCGCGGACAAGTCCCGGGAGGCGGGCGACGGGTTCGACGGCTCCTGGGTCGCGCACCCCGACCTGGTGCCCGTGTGCCGCGAGGTCTTCGACGCCCGGCTGGGCGACCGGCCCAACCAGCTCGACGTGCTGCGGCCCGAGGTGTCCGTGACCGCCGACCAGCTGCTCGCGTTCTCCTCGGCCGGGGGCGCCGCGACCCGCGCCGGCCTGGAGTCCGCCGTGGACGTCGGCGTGCGCTACCTGATGTCGTGGCTGGGCGGCAACGGCGCGGCGGCCATCCACAACCTGATGGAGGACGCCGCCACCGCCGAGATCTCCCGCTCCCAGCTTTGGCAGTGGGTGCACAACGACGTGGTGCTCGACGACGGCACGCCGGTCACCGCCGAGCTGGTGCGCACCGTGCTGGCCGAAGTGCGGCGGGGCCTGGCGGGCGAGCACGTGGGCACCGCGGTGGAGCTGTTCGAGCGGGTTGCGCTGTCCGACGACTTCGTCGACTTCCTGACCCTGCCCGCCTACGAGCGGATCGCCTGA
- a CDS encoding IclR family transcriptional regulator yields the protein MARESSGGVQSLQRAFDLLERLADAGGEASLSELAAASGLPLPTIHRLIRTLVGLGYVRQNSNRRYTLGSRLIRLGETASRQFGTWARPFLARLVDRVGETANLAVLDGDEVVYVAQVPSRHSMRMFTEVGRRVLPHGTGVGKAMLAQLPRDEARALLGRTGLPAYTPNTITDAEELLASLDRVVEQGYALDESEQELGVRCVAVPLRGGPAPAAVSVSGPDSRLTQEAVARMLPDVLAVAEELSLQAGRA from the coding sequence GTGGCCCGGGAGTCCAGCGGCGGCGTCCAGTCGCTGCAACGCGCCTTCGACCTGCTGGAACGGCTGGCCGACGCGGGCGGCGAGGCGAGCCTGTCCGAGCTGGCGGCCGCGTCCGGGCTGCCGCTGCCGACGATCCACCGGCTGATCCGCACCCTGGTCGGGCTGGGGTACGTGCGGCAGAACAGCAACCGGCGCTACACCCTCGGCTCGCGGCTCATCCGGCTCGGCGAGACCGCGTCGCGGCAGTTCGGCACGTGGGCGCGGCCGTTCCTGGCGCGGCTGGTGGACCGGGTCGGCGAGACCGCGAACCTGGCCGTGCTGGACGGCGACGAGGTGGTGTACGTGGCGCAGGTGCCGTCGCGGCACTCGATGCGGATGTTCACCGAGGTGGGCCGCCGGGTGCTGCCGCACGGCACGGGCGTGGGCAAGGCGATGCTCGCGCAGCTGCCCCGGGACGAGGCGCGGGCGCTGCTGGGGCGGACCGGCCTGCCCGCGTACACGCCGAACACGATCACCGACGCGGAGGAGCTGCTGGCGTCGCTGGACCGGGTCGTCGAGCAGGGCTACGCGCTGGACGAGAGCGAGCAGGAGCTGGGCGTGCGGTGCGTGGCGGTGCCGCTGCGCGGCGGGCCGGCGCCGGCGGCGGTGTCGGTGTCCGGGCCGGACAGCCGGCTGACCCAGGAGGCGGTGGCGCGCATGCTGCCCGACGTGCTGGCGGTCGCCGAGGAGCTGTCCCTCCAGGCGGGACGCGCTTGA
- the pucL gene encoding factor-independent urate hydroxylase, producing the protein MAIVLGPNQYGKAENRLVVVSRDGSTHTIRDLTVSTSLRGDLADTHLTGDNSKVLATDTQKNTVHAFAKQAPVGEIEDFALRLGRHFVSSQEAISGARVLVDEHPWQRIEGNGHSFVAGGAEKRTTAVTVEGDRAWVVSGVRDLVVLKSTGSEFHGFPRDEYTTLRETDDRVLATSVTARWRYQGGGIDWAASHTAIRGLLLTTFATRHSLSLQQTLYAMGEAVLLARPEVAEVRLSMPNKHHFAVDLSPFGLENHNEVFYAADRPYGLIEGSVLRDDAEDAGSAWYSLPMF; encoded by the coding sequence ATGGCCATCGTCCTGGGGCCCAACCAGTACGGGAAGGCGGAGAACCGCCTCGTCGTGGTGTCGCGCGACGGTTCCACCCACACCATCAGGGACCTCACGGTCAGCACGTCGCTGCGCGGCGACCTCGCGGACACGCACCTCACCGGCGACAACAGCAAGGTGCTCGCCACCGACACGCAGAAGAACACCGTGCACGCCTTCGCCAAGCAGGCGCCGGTCGGCGAGATCGAGGACTTCGCGCTGCGGCTCGGCCGGCACTTCGTGTCCTCCCAGGAGGCCATCAGCGGGGCGCGCGTCCTGGTCGACGAGCACCCGTGGCAGCGGATCGAGGGCAATGGTCACTCGTTCGTGGCGGGTGGCGCGGAGAAGCGGACCACCGCCGTGACCGTCGAGGGCGACCGGGCGTGGGTGGTGTCGGGCGTGCGCGACCTGGTGGTGCTCAAGTCCACCGGCTCGGAGTTCCACGGCTTCCCGCGCGACGAGTACACCACGCTGCGGGAGACCGACGACCGCGTCCTGGCCACCTCGGTCACCGCGCGCTGGCGCTACCAGGGCGGCGGGATCGACTGGGCCGCCTCGCACACCGCGATCCGGGGGCTGCTGCTGACCACGTTCGCGACCAGGCACAGCCTCTCGCTCCAGCAGACCCTCTACGCGATGGGCGAGGCGGTGCTGCTGGCCAGGCCCGAGGTGGCCGAGGTCCGGCTGTCCATGCCGAACAAGCACCACTTCGCCGTGGACCTGTCCCCGTTCGGCCTGGAGAACCACAACGAGGTGTTCTACGCCGCCGACCGGCCGTACGGGCTCATCGAGGGCTCCGTGCTGCGCGACGACGCCGAGGACGCCGGGTCCGCCTGGTACTCGCTGCCGATGTTCTGA
- a CDS encoding hydroxyisourate hydrolase, giving the protein MSTHVLDAEAGRPRVGVPVRLERDGEVLAAGRTDDDGRLRFAGELAPGAHRLVFEVDTPFYPEVVVAFRATGGHLHVPVLLSPFAYTTYRGS; this is encoded by the coding sequence CTGTCCACCCACGTGCTCGACGCCGAGGCGGGCCGGCCGCGCGTCGGCGTGCCCGTGCGGCTGGAGCGCGACGGCGAGGTGCTGGCCGCCGGCCGCACCGACGACGACGGGCGGCTGCGCTTCGCCGGGGAGCTGGCGCCCGGCGCGCACCGGCTCGTGTTCGAGGTCGACACGCCGTTCTACCCGGAGGTCGTGGTCGCCTTCCGGGCCACCGGCGGCCACCTGCACGTGCCGGTCCTGCTGAGCCCGTTCGCCTACACCACCTACCGAGGGAGCTGA
- a CDS encoding flavodoxin family protein: MSERKFLFVLGSARRDGNTERLARLAAEQLGDDVEQRWLWLGDVPQEPFRDLRYPEEVERHPRGTEKLLLDATLEATDIVIASPTYWYSVSSSTKRYLDNWSNWERVPGFMDAMATKRLWAITALADEPEQAAALLDMLRRGARYLKMTWSGALVGVGNRPGDVLNDTTALAEAKTFFTP, translated from the coding sequence ATGAGTGAGCGCAAGTTCCTGTTCGTGCTGGGCAGCGCCCGTCGTGACGGCAACACCGAGCGGCTCGCGCGGTTGGCCGCCGAGCAGCTGGGCGACGACGTCGAGCAGCGGTGGCTGTGGCTGGGGGACGTGCCGCAGGAGCCGTTCCGCGACCTCCGGTACCCGGAGGAGGTCGAGCGGCACCCGCGGGGCACCGAGAAGCTGCTGCTCGACGCCACGCTGGAGGCGACGGACATCGTGATCGCCTCGCCGACCTACTGGTACAGCGTGTCCTCGTCCACCAAGCGCTACCTGGACAACTGGTCGAACTGGGAGCGCGTGCCCGGCTTCATGGACGCGATGGCGACCAAGCGCCTGTGGGCGATCACCGCGCTGGCCGATGAGCCGGAGCAGGCCGCCGCCCTGCTGGACATGCTCCGCCGCGGCGCGCGCTACCTGAAGATGACCTGGTCGGGCGCCCTCGTCGGCGTCGGCAACCGCCCCGGCGACGTCCTCAACGACACCACCGCCCTGGCCGAAGCCAAAACCTTCTTCACCCCCTGA
- the ftsY gene encoding signal recognition particle-docking protein FtsY has translation MTTTTLIWIIVVVAALLVVALVTGVVLSRRRRISLTEPEPDKPAKGYRAGGAITFNAPTAPPVVERPEPEVVERPGPASGASPAKPVTPPEPVAPEPVAPEPVAPPVSTAPPEPVEHPVADRTEVDGQPGVGDDAAVPRDSVKRGFVEVDLPEQASEIDEIEPTEGRLERLRGRLSRSRSTFGQGLLGLLGAGDLDEDSWTDVEDTLLMADLGAAVTDQVVGALRAQIAARGVRTSDDARALLRDVLVGVLHPEMDRSVHALPHSGKPAVVLVVGVNGVGKTTTTGKLARVLVADGRTVLLGAADTFRAAAADQLETWGSRVGASTVRGAEGADPASVAFEAVKRGVEAGVDTVLVDTAGRLHTKTGLMDELGKVKRVVEKQAAVDEVLLVLDATTGQNGLTQARVFAEVVDVTGIVLTKLDGTAKGGIVFQVQRELGVPVKLVGLGEGADHLAPFEPRAFVDALLD, from the coding sequence GTGACCACCACGACCCTGATCTGGATCATCGTCGTCGTCGCGGCACTGCTCGTGGTCGCCCTGGTGACGGGCGTCGTGCTGTCCCGGCGTCGGCGCATCAGCCTCACCGAGCCCGAGCCGGACAAGCCCGCCAAGGGCTACCGGGCGGGTGGCGCGATCACGTTCAACGCGCCCACCGCGCCGCCGGTGGTCGAGCGACCCGAACCCGAGGTCGTGGAGCGCCCCGGGCCGGCTTCGGGCGCCTCACCGGCCAAGCCGGTCACGCCCCCGGAGCCCGTCGCGCCCGAACCCGTCGCGCCGGAGCCCGTCGCGCCGCCGGTGTCGACCGCGCCGCCGGAGCCCGTCGAGCACCCGGTGGCCGACCGCACCGAGGTCGACGGCCAGCCGGGCGTCGGCGACGACGCGGCCGTGCCGCGCGACTCGGTCAAGCGCGGGTTCGTCGAGGTCGACCTGCCCGAGCAGGCGTCCGAGATCGACGAGATCGAGCCCACCGAGGGCCGGCTGGAGCGGCTGCGCGGGCGGCTGTCGCGGTCGCGGTCCACGTTCGGCCAGGGCCTGCTCGGCCTGCTCGGCGCGGGCGACCTGGACGAGGACTCGTGGACCGACGTCGAGGACACGCTGCTCATGGCCGACCTCGGCGCGGCCGTCACCGACCAGGTGGTGGGCGCGCTGCGCGCGCAGATCGCCGCGCGGGGCGTGCGGACGTCCGACGACGCGCGGGCGCTGCTGCGCGACGTGCTGGTGGGCGTCCTGCACCCGGAGATGGACCGCTCGGTCCACGCGCTGCCGCACTCGGGCAAGCCCGCCGTGGTGCTGGTGGTCGGCGTGAACGGCGTCGGCAAGACCACGACGACCGGCAAGCTGGCGCGCGTGCTGGTGGCGGACGGGCGGACCGTGCTGCTGGGCGCCGCGGACACCTTCCGCGCCGCCGCGGCCGACCAGTTGGAGACGTGGGGTTCGCGCGTGGGCGCGTCGACCGTGCGCGGCGCCGAGGGCGCGGACCCGGCCTCGGTGGCGTTCGAGGCGGTCAAGCGGGGCGTCGAGGCGGGCGTGGACACCGTGCTCGTGGACACCGCGGGCCGCCTGCACACCAAGACCGGGCTGATGGACGAGCTGGGCAAGGTCAAGCGGGTGGTGGAGAAGCAGGCGGCGGTGGACGAGGTGCTGCTGGTGCTCGACGCCACCACCGGCCAGAACGGCCTCACCCAGGCGCGGGTGTTCGCCGAGGTCGTCGACGTGACCGGCATCGTGCTGACCAAGCTGGACGGCACCGCCAAGGGCGGCATCGTCTTCCAGGTGCAGCGCGAGCTGGGCGTCCCGGTCAAGCTGGTCGGCCTGGGCGAGGGCGCCGACCACCTGGCCCCCTTCGAACCGAGGGCCTTCGTGGACGCCCTCCTGGACTAG
- a CDS encoding DUF6986 family protein: MPRTSLDPAAVRALTARLADAVTRWPVGRQPVHTCYVPADRVTASTVRDWGGGALAALDAHPDLVGLLGVPEGVPARVRAKLAAEPVEDLRVDFEDGYGTRADDEEDADAERTALVLRDWLAAGTAPARFGLRIKSFDTAALRERGIRTLDVFLTALGGAPEGLVITFPKVTSVAQVEVFGEVLDLFGLPLRFEVQVETTRSVVDPEGRLALPRFIEAGRGRVSGLHFGTYDYTAGCGLGAAHQHLAHGACDFARHVMQVSAAGTGVELSDGSTNALPVGDRVEEAWRTHYGLVRRSLAHGFYQGWDLHPAQLVTRYAAVHAFHLEGVEADAARLRAYVERAGGAVLDEPATAQALSSSFLRALDCGALDADEVRRATGLDVDGLLALSRRAPARRRMG, from the coding sequence GTGCCCCGCACCTCCCTGGACCCGGCGGCGGTGCGGGCGCTCACCGCGCGGCTGGCCGACGCGGTGACGCGGTGGCCGGTCGGCCGCCAGCCCGTGCACACCTGCTACGTCCCCGCCGACCGGGTCACCGCCTCGACCGTGCGCGACTGGGGCGGGGGCGCGCTCGCGGCGCTCGACGCGCACCCCGACCTGGTGGGCCTGCTCGGCGTGCCGGAGGGGGTGCCGGCGCGGGTGCGGGCCAAGCTGGCCGCCGAACCGGTGGAGGACCTGCGGGTCGACTTCGAGGACGGCTACGGCACCCGCGCCGACGACGAGGAGGACGCCGACGCCGAGCGCACCGCGCTGGTGCTGCGGGACTGGCTGGCGGCGGGCACCGCGCCGGCGCGCTTCGGGCTCCGGATCAAGTCGTTCGACACCGCCGCCCTGCGCGAGCGCGGCATCCGCACCCTGGACGTGTTCCTCACCGCGCTCGGCGGCGCGCCCGAGGGGCTGGTGATCACCTTCCCCAAGGTCACCTCGGTGGCGCAGGTCGAGGTGTTCGGCGAGGTGCTGGACCTGTTCGGGCTGCCGCTGCGCTTCGAGGTCCAGGTCGAGACGACGCGGTCGGTGGTGGACCCCGAGGGCAGGCTGGCCCTGCCGCGGTTCATCGAGGCGGGCCGGGGCCGGGTCAGCGGCCTGCACTTCGGCACCTACGACTACACGGCGGGCTGCGGCCTGGGCGCGGCGCACCAGCACCTGGCGCACGGCGCGTGCGACTTCGCGCGCCACGTCATGCAGGTCTCCGCGGCGGGCACGGGCGTCGAGCTGTCCGACGGCTCGACCAACGCGCTGCCGGTCGGCGACCGGGTCGAAGAGGCGTGGCGCACCCACTACGGCCTGGTCCGGCGGTCGTTGGCACACGGCTTCTACCAGGGCTGGGACCTGCACCCGGCGCAGCTCGTGACCAGGTACGCGGCCGTGCACGCGTTCCACCTGGAGGGGGTGGAGGCCGACGCGGCGCGGCTGCGGGCGTACGTCGAGCGCGCCGGCGGCGCCGTGCTGGACGAACCCGCCACCGCCCAGGCCCTGTCGTCGTCCTTCCTGCGGGCCCTGGACTGCGGCGCGCTCGACGCCGACGAGGTCCGCCGGGCCACCGGTCTCGACGTCGACGGCCTGCTGGCGCTGTCCCGCCGGGCACCGGCCCGTCGCCGGATGGGGTGA
- a CDS encoding Imm1 family immunity protein has protein sequence MTMRAGLWTGLPDLERAEFRYQVVACAADVDLLIGALARPECNDGMLEHFGREVDDEGESDHNLVLAVRGPWGYLNYVDDEFSGWPKGDPDAPFVDEPYTDFPPGVGVPLPTFRAMLLEFLATARRPTTVEWYEESDLFHSWRLQRMARYER, from the coding sequence ATGACCATGCGGGCCGGGTTGTGGACCGGACTGCCCGACCTGGAGCGGGCGGAGTTCCGGTACCAGGTGGTGGCGTGCGCGGCGGACGTCGACCTGCTCATCGGCGCCCTGGCGCGGCCCGAGTGCAACGACGGGATGCTGGAGCACTTCGGCCGCGAGGTCGACGACGAGGGCGAGAGCGACCACAACCTGGTGCTGGCCGTGCGCGGCCCGTGGGGCTACCTGAACTACGTCGACGACGAGTTCAGCGGCTGGCCCAAGGGCGACCCGGACGCGCCGTTCGTGGACGAGCCGTACACGGACTTCCCGCCGGGCGTGGGCGTGCCGCTGCCCACGTTCCGCGCGATGCTGCTGGAGTTCCTGGCCACGGCGCGGCGCCCGACCACCGTGGAGTGGTACGAGGAGTCGGACCTGTTCCACTCCTGGCGCCTCCAGCGGATGGCGCGCTACGAGCGGTGA
- the allB gene encoding allantoinase AllB: MDLVVRAARVITPDGERAADVGVADGRVVAVADRLDAPAVVELAPDEVLLPGLVDTHVHVNDPGRSEWEGFATATRAAAAGGVTTIVDMPLNSVPPTTTVAALEVKRAAARGRVHVDVGFWGGIVPTNADDLGPLHDAGVFGFKCFLVHSGVDEFPHVTEDELGRALTALRPLGALTVVHAEHPHEVGEAGPGYRGFLDSRPHRAESRAVGAVVDLAAATGARLHVLHLSSAEAVAHVAGARRRGLAVTAETCPHYLVFVAEEIADGATEFKCCPPIRDAANRERLWRALGEGVVDLVVTDHSPCTPDLKQGDFATAWGGIASLQLGLPAVWTHARRRGYGLTDVVRWMATNPADLVGLTTKGRIAPGADADFAVFAPDEAFVVDRAALHHRNPVTPYHGRPLSGVVRGTWLRGRPVGDRPRGRLLTRGGGA, encoded by the coding sequence ATGGACCTGGTGGTACGCGCCGCGCGGGTGATCACCCCCGACGGCGAGCGCGCGGCCGACGTCGGCGTGGCGGACGGGCGCGTCGTCGCGGTGGCCGACCGCCTCGACGCCCCCGCCGTGGTCGAGCTGGCGCCGGACGAGGTCCTGCTGCCCGGCCTGGTGGACACCCACGTCCACGTCAACGACCCGGGGCGCAGCGAGTGGGAGGGCTTCGCCACGGCCACCCGGGCGGCGGCGGCCGGCGGCGTGACCACGATCGTGGACATGCCGCTCAACAGCGTGCCGCCGACCACGACGGTGGCCGCGCTGGAGGTCAAGCGGGCGGCGGCGCGCGGCCGGGTCCACGTGGACGTCGGCTTCTGGGGCGGCATCGTGCCGACCAACGCCGACGACCTCGGCCCGCTGCACGACGCGGGCGTGTTCGGCTTCAAGTGCTTCCTGGTCCACTCGGGCGTGGACGAGTTCCCGCACGTCACCGAGGACGAGCTGGGCCGGGCGCTGACCGCGCTGCGGCCGCTCGGCGCGCTGACCGTCGTGCACGCCGAGCACCCGCACGAGGTCGGCGAGGCGGGTCCGGGCTACCGGGGGTTCCTGGACTCCCGGCCGCACCGGGCGGAGTCGCGCGCGGTCGGCGCGGTGGTGGACCTGGCCGCCGCGACGGGCGCCCGGCTGCACGTGCTGCACCTGTCCAGCGCCGAGGCGGTGGCGCACGTCGCGGGGGCGAGGCGGCGCGGGTTGGCGGTCACCGCCGAGACGTGCCCGCACTACCTGGTGTTCGTGGCCGAGGAGATCGCCGACGGCGCGACGGAGTTCAAGTGCTGCCCGCCGATCCGCGACGCGGCCAACCGCGAGCGGTTGTGGCGGGCGCTGGGGGAGGGCGTGGTCGACCTGGTGGTCACCGACCACTCGCCGTGCACGCCGGACCTCAAGCAGGGCGACTTCGCCACCGCGTGGGGCGGCATCGCGAGCCTGCAGCTGGGGCTGCCCGCGGTGTGGACCCACGCCCGCCGGCGGGGGTACGGGCTGACCGACGTGGTGCGGTGGATGGCCACCAACCCGGCCGACCTGGTGGGCCTGACCACCAAGGGCCGCATCGCGCCCGGCGCGGACGCCGACTTCGCGGTGTTCGCCCCGGACGAGGCGTTCGTGGTGGACCGCGCCGCGCTGCACCACCGCAACCCGGTCACCCCGTACCACGGCCGCCCGCTGTCCGGCGTGGTGCGGGGGACGTGGCTGCGCGGGCGGCCGGTCGGCGACCGGCCGCGCGGGAGGCTGCTGACCAGGGGAGGGGGCGCGTGA